The Cervus canadensis isolate Bull #8, Minnesota chromosome 24, ASM1932006v1, whole genome shotgun sequence nucleotide sequence AATACCAACAGGTTAATGGTCCTTTGCCCACATTTTATAGCCATTGAAGGAAATAGTAAAACTATGTCTAGTTAAAAGATGAGATCTGCAAGCTTGGTTTTAAACTCTTGACTCATCGCTTACTGACTAATGACTTTGGGCATAGTCATAACATTGCTGTGCGTCAATCTCCTCATTGGTAAAAAAGGATTGTAATAGCTTCTACCTCAAAGAGTGTTTTGAAGAGTAAATGAGATTGTATCCCAACACACAAAACACTGCCCAGGACAGAGTAAGtactcaatcagttcagttcagttcagtcactgtcatgtccgactttttgcgaccccatgaaccgcagcatgccaggcctccctgtccatcaccaactcccggagcctacccaaactcatgtccattgagtcggtgatgccatccaaccatctcatcctctgttatccccttctcctgccctcaatctttcccagcatcagggtcttttccagtgagtcagctctttgcacgaggtggccaaagtattagagttttagtttcaacatcagtccttccaatgaacacccaggactgatctgctttaggatggactggttggatctccttgcagtccaagggactctcaagagtcttctccaacaccacagttcaaaagcatcaattcttcagtgctcagctttctttatagtccaactctcacatccatacatgactactggaaaaaccaaagtacTCAATAAACAAGCTATTATTCTATTTCTAGGAGCCGGAGTTCACTGAAGGAGGAAGATCCTGCTGTTCTTATCTCTGAGGTTCTAAGGAGGAAGTTTGCTCTGAAGGAAGAAGATATCAGTAGAAAAGGGAACTGATAGCACTTAGCTCTGCAACTCAGTCTCACGCTCCTGGAATTCCTTCAGTAGCTGCCTTCATCACCGCAGATGTTTCTGCCCATCAGTTAGAAGTCTGCAACAGTCTTGCCAAAAGCTAGAGCTTGGACTAAGAAGAGCTGCATTATGTTTTCCATACTCAAACCTTAGAAGCTAAAGGACTGTTTCGAGCTGAGACACAGGTAATTATATACGTTGGAATGTCTCAATTTAAAGGGTGAGATAGAACTTTGGTTTTTTCCTGTCTCCTGTGTGAAAGTAGGTCCTAAATGAAAGACTGACTTCACTGCACTAGGCCCCATAACTGGTCTCACCAAACACTTTGTGCCCAGCTGTCACTCTCTCAGCCGCTTCCTTGCAGCAGagcagggctgaggggagggggctATAAATGTATGTGCACGTTCACAGGGCAGGGAAAATCTTATGCTGCTCCATCATGAACTGACACCAATGCCCAGCAATCATTCTCTCCCCCTTCCCTGTCTTAACACCTACATGTAGAGGTTGGGCCACTGGACCAGCTGAGACTTGGGCTACTGCTGGGAGGCCTGGgctgtttttttctgaaatatattttgtaatactGTACAACCAAATCTACCCTCCAAGGCCCTGACGCCTCATTGGTTCCACTGATTGAAAGCTTTCTCTTCCATGGACTTTAAGCCcaacaggaaagagaaatgaagaggtGAATCTTCCAGGCCCTTGACTGCTCCTTTGCGTGGGGCCAAGGTTTGTACTTAGCATACCATGCATGACTCAGATGCCCTCAGGTCCTTTTCTCTACAGTCTGTATCCTGTGTGTGTTTGGGTTGAAGCACTACCTGACATTAAAGGAAGGATTTGGAGAGATACTGCGTTGGTTGTGTCCATCTCTTGAGTTGTGACCACCCAGTATCCCCCACAGGTATAGAATTCCTATAATTTCAAGGTATATGAGCTTTTGTAAACAGGTTCCTGCCTTTATAGGAGGAAGCTTCTTCCCTAGGGAGCTTCTTGTCCCCTTTAGAAACACTTCTTaaagccagtccatcctataaCTTGCACGCTTGCCCCCAGAGGCTTATTTTTAAGCCTCCTAGGTACcacacctgcaacatgggaaaCTGCCACCCGGTGGATGATGTCTTGAATAGAACATAAATCAGATTAGATTTGTGTTCAGATCAGACCCGTGGCAATGACGGAACattgctttttcaaaaaaatgaaattggtaaTGTTTTAGTTACCATCAGAGCCAGCTTTGTAAACAGTCGTTTATTTGGATTCATAGTTTTACAAAGGGAGTTCTCTCCCACCTTGTAGTAGAAGAATGATACAGTCACGTTTAGTTCATTATAAGTCAGCCCTTTTCAGGGAGATGTTTAAACATATATAACCTTAAAATGCTGTAAAgttaccacaaaaataaaataacaagactACCTAGTCATTCTACTTCTCTGTCTATCCTCCCTGCCCCTGTATGCCTGGGTCTGGGAGAATTGCCTAACATCACTCAAAAAAGTGTCAAGAATAATGGTGACAAGCTTAGGTTGAGTGGGTAAGATTACAGCCAAAGATTAGAAAAACACACATCCATAAGCAGCAGCTTCCAAATCAGAAGCATCTGTAAGGGCAAAGAGGTGCCTCTGTGCAGGCTGCATGGCAGGCTCTAGTGGAGGGATGAGTACCCGCCCTGCCCCTTCAGTGCTCACCACAACTCCTGCAGGGAGTTcaccagccacctcatcctcagGGCAAGACATGAAGCCAATCACACTATCTCAACAAGTGGTGCCACCTGCTTTACTGACACAAAGAAAATGCTCAATAACTACAGCCTCATCCCACTCCTCCCTCCTACCAAAGATCATTCTCCTGAATGACTTTTCTAAAACAAAGATCTTACATTCCCCTACTCAAACATACTCACCCCCTGAAGATGCTTTCTTACATGTCATTTCTAGGTACTTTTAGAAACAAACCCCCAAACCCTCACAAAGACATTTAGGCTTGGTGCCTGATAACTTGATTACCTTCAGAGTCCTGGGTAAAGAGCGAATCAGGCTGCAGATTGAACTGGGTGGTCCTGTCCTGGCACTGAGCCCAAGGGCTATTAGGGACCTGCCCATAGCCCTGATTTTGGTCATTGGTTACATCTCGGAAAGGAGCTCTAGAGTTGTGGGCAATGACCCGCTGGCCCTGAGAATCCTCAGTGAAAAGCTGACTCCAGGAGTCCTTGTCATTCCTTTCACTGTCCCAGGAAAACTCAGGAGTAGGACAAGGGCTTTGTTTCACTGCCTTTGTGTTTGCTCCACTCCGGGAACCCTTGTATGTTTGAAGGACAGGGGCCTGCCTGTTTCTTTTGGCAGACACATTTTCCAAGTTACTCTTATCCAAGAGCTGATGGCCCTTGTGCCCAGTTTTACTGTGTCTCTCCACACtctgataattatttttcttagatcCATGAAGCCATTCCCTTTCACAGGAAGAATCCTCTCCCTCCTTTTGGTCCAGCAAGCAAGAACTCTCCAGGTCCTGGGCGAAGGTGCAGGCCAGTGAGGCCTTACTCTCTCCAGCACAGATTGAGGTATCAGGCCGGAACAAAGACAGCACAGTCAAGCATGGGGTTTCTATTCCATGGTGGCAAGAAGCCTTGAGAGACTGAGGAGAAAGTCCAGCTTCCTGGATGTATGCAGGGGTTGAAGTGACTAAAGGGGATGCCATGAAGTCATCCGCCAGGCCCTGGGTCAGATGTTCCAACTGGGTTGTGTCTTCCTTAGACTCTTTGCTGGTCTGACTTTCTGAATGAGATGAAACACTCCTCTGGTCAGCACCATTTGTCTTTCCTAGTAAAAGAGATGAACAAATATTATTCTGCAGGAAAAATCCACCTGAGTAGGATTTAGGTGGCTTTTTCTGTAATCAGTATCAGCTACCATAACTACCTTTgatcttcctgctttcaatctctgTTCTAAAACACAGCTCTTATATTCTCCTTCTCAAATATATAGGTGCTTCCTTTGACCTACCTAATGAAGTCAAACTTGGCATATAATGACCACAGCCTACTCTTCCAGTTGCATTTTCATGTTATGGGTTTGTTTAACACAATAGGGCTGatcagttttgcttttgttttttatttaacatGTAGTTTCTTCTAAATAGTGATGCTAGCCAAATATTACTCCTGGATATTATCCTTTGAGAAACATGTTCAATATATACCATTTATATATAGTCTCAGAGATCACATTAACCAGCCAACTCAGAAATCTTCTGACAGAATGTAGGTCTCCCACTCCCCAAATATTTCATGGAAAAGGGAATAAAGATACAATTATTTGCTAAGTCAATCAGTAGAcaggataatttaaaaaattattagtgtCCAGATTGTATGTTTTATCAGGTGTGGAATGGATCCTGTCTGCCTTAAGGATAAATGAAACATGAAATTCCTACTCCACCACAAATGATGCCAAGATCtaattataaacaaagctgataactttcttctttccttctccaagaaaatactacagaaattgttttaaaagagtTCTCAACTTTGTCTAAGATTTCAATACAGACTATATAGAATATACAAGAATTTTGAATTGGAAAGTGGTTTTGAAAAAATCTGCACTCGTTGCTTAAAGCAAAAGattgttttaagtttttgtttctggTAGGGAGAAAGCATTTTGAAGGCTAAGGCAAAGCAATCCTGGGAATTGCACCAAGAATTAGAACTCTTCCCGGCACCCTTCAACTGACAAGAATCCTGCTCTGTAAGCCCCTGCCTGCTCTGAGGCAGCTGGTCCCCAAAGAGGAACATGCAAACAAAGAATTGCCAAGGAATGATGAGACACAAGCCAAGCTTTCTAAGAAAAGAAACACCTTTGAACTTTGATTAATTTGAGAAGCTTCATATAGACATATCAATTATCAGTTAATCTTATACAGACTACTAACTGTAGCCAATCAAGACATATACCTTACTAATACATATACCTTACTAATGGCTCCCCTCTGCACCCCCAGTCCTCAAGTATACCCTTCCTCACTGCTCTGTCAGAGAATACCAATATATAATTTTAGACTGATAAATAGAACCAGAAAAGCATGTTTGTAAAAGCACGTATACATTGCTTTTCAAAAGACGATGCTTCCTTGTGCTTTATAACTCATCTAGTGAGTCAGCTAAGTCTAACACAAAGCACTGGTGACACCGCTTCTCATAAGTGCTCCAGCTTGGAAAGACGAGTGCACTCCCCTTTGCACCCTGACTGCTTCCAGTGTGCTCACCATACCTGGCTGCAAGGTGAGGAAGGAAGCAATGCTGGTCTGCCGAGTGCCTGCAGATGGACAGCTTCTTTGAGTAAAAGAAATTTTAGCCTTTCTCTCTCCAGGAAGGAGTGTTAACATTTTGGTGCTTGACTTGATTAAATGTGTCtaaggaaggggagaaaaagaataatagaaaCGATTAATATCAAGACAGCTACTAGACAGGAAAGACTCAATAAACACCAGTTGCCCTCTTGGAACCACACTAGATCTTTTGGTCTCCACATATACTCTTCTCTAGTTTTGGCTGTACCTCACCTTCCACCATTTTCTGCCATACTGATGGTGTCTGTTTTTCCTCAAGAATCATATATTCCAATTCTAGCCCATTCTTTCTGCTTCCCTGTGGAAATCAGGCTGGCTGACTAAACAGGATTTATTGAAGGGATTCCACAGATGATATTCTCTCCTttatattt carries:
- the LOC122426425 gene encoding aurora kinase A and ninein-interacting protein, with the protein product MRRRGPEKEEEEACGVWLDAAALKRRKAQTHLIKSSTKMLTLLPGERKAKISFTQRSCPSAGTRQTSIASFLTLQPGKTNGADQRSVSSHSESQTSKESKEDTTQLEHLTQGLADDFMASPLVTSTPAYIQEAGLSPQSLKASCHHGIETPCLTVLSLFRPDTSICAGESKASLACTFAQDLESSCLLDQKEGEDSSCEREWLHGSKKNNYQSVERHSKTGHKGHQLLDKSNLENVSAKRNRQAPVLQTYKGSRSGANTKAVKQSPCPTPEFSWDSERNDKDSWSQLFTEDSQGQRVIAHNSRAPFRDVTNDQNQGYGQVPNSPWAQCQDRTTQFNLQPDSLFTQDSEGNQVIRHQA